One genomic segment of Cellulophaga sp. HaHaR_3_176 includes these proteins:
- a CDS encoding uracil-DNA glycosylase family protein: MIFKHIHPYEPFLFKEATKLIVGTLPPPRFTSGDLKEGDVNFCYGSRDGQLWPILDRIFNLDLEFKTTYTAIEQRKQFLRNRKIGICDIVERAERSKIDASDLGMQNIRLRNLIGYIKEFTKVDTLLFTGGNSKNGPEYFFRKHLKEHQIKLEVVSGIVPRIHQFKLGSRVVKTISLTAPSGAANRAVGSLDAYKMMKNKNPKFNTIDFRILQYKNYF; encoded by the coding sequence ATGATATTTAAACACATCCACCCATACGAACCTTTTTTATTTAAAGAAGCAACAAAATTAATTGTAGGCACATTACCACCACCAAGGTTTACTTCAGGAGATTTAAAAGAAGGTGATGTCAATTTTTGCTATGGTAGTAGAGATGGTCAATTGTGGCCTATTTTAGATCGTATTTTTAATCTCGATTTAGAATTTAAAACAACGTACACAGCAATTGAACAACGCAAGCAATTTTTAAGAAATAGAAAAATAGGTATTTGCGATATTGTAGAGCGCGCAGAGCGTTCAAAAATTGACGCATCTGATTTGGGAATGCAAAATATTAGACTTCGCAATTTAATTGGCTATATAAAAGAATTTACAAAAGTCGATACCTTATTATTTACAGGAGGTAATAGTAAAAATGGCCCTGAATATTTTTTCAGAAAACATTTAAAAGAACATCAAATTAAATTAGAAGTGGTGTCAGGTATAGTACCTCGTATACATCAGTTTAAATTAGGCAGTAGAGTTGTCAAAACAATTTCTTTAACGGCGCCTTCAGGTGCTGCAAATAGGGCAGTAGGTAGTTTAGATGCATATAAGATGATGAAAAATAAAAACCCGAAATTCAATACTATTGATTTTCGGATTTTACAGTATAAAAATTATTTTTAA
- a CDS encoding DM13 domain-containing protein, whose protein sequence is MKKGFYLISKVAFVSIFMLTVSCSDDDNETETIIETVIVDSSLPNGDLTVVSAGSFVAENGTPTAGTVEVGTDTDSSNFVHFGSDFTTELGTGTVGIFLSTSSVYTPDPGNGNPELMLIGNVSANGEKFIKLTEAPDAKYTHIILWCATANIPFGNAELN, encoded by the coding sequence ATGAAAAAAGGATTTTATTTAATCTCTAAAGTAGCATTTGTATCAATTTTTATGTTAACAGTTAGCTGTTCTGATGATGATAACGAAACTGAAACAATAATAGAAACAGTAATCGTTGATTCATCTTTACCTAATGGAGATTTAACTGTAGTAAGTGCAGGTAGTTTTGTTGCAGAAAACGGAACACCAACTGCTGGTACCGTAGAAGTAGGAACAGATACTGATAGTTCTAATTTCGTTCATTTTGGAAGTGACTTTACAACAGAATTAGGTACTGGTACTGTAGGTATCTTTTTATCTACATCTTCAGTATATACTCCAGACCCAGGAAATGGAAACCCAGAACTTATGTTGATTGGTAACGTAAGTGCCAATGGTGAAAAATTCATCAAATTAACTGAAGCTCCTGACGCAAAATATACTCATATAATTTTATGGTGTGCAACAGCTAACATTCCTTTCGGAAACGCTGAATTAAACTAA
- a CDS encoding M20/M25/M40 family metallo-hydrolase, with amino-acid sequence MKNILICLFTMASVVMSAQEKAQLQSQIKHSIDEIRDFASIPNNASDHANINRNLTWLTKKFTERGFNTSILPTTGESLFFATLPIVEGKSTILFYMHFDGQPVDASKWTQKNPYEVILKSPDADGFKNESFEDLNKNFNEEWRLFGRSTSDDKGPIVMFLNAFDLLKKNNIELPFNVKIILDSEEEKGSKPLPKAVKEYRELLEADFLIINDGPVHSSGKPTIIYGCRGITTMSLTTYGPIKPQHSGHFGNYAPNPALQLSQLLASMKNNDGKVIINGYYDGIAIDEETMNILKNVPDEATIINKNLQIHAPEKVGTFYQESLQYPSLNIRGLSSGWTGEEARTIIPEIATAELDIRLVPETDGARLKSLIKKHIETQGYFITVKEPTTEERLKYNRVIKITETDVTDAFRTDLNNMYGNFILSNLEKEFKDDVVQIRLMGGTVPIAPFINELKIPAFIIPMVNPDNNQHSPDENLKISQIGYGIRTFYSLLSTPLN; translated from the coding sequence ATGAAGAACATTTTAATTTGCCTTTTTACTATGGCAAGTGTTGTTATGAGTGCTCAAGAAAAAGCTCAATTACAGTCTCAAATTAAACATAGTATTGACGAAATACGAGATTTTGCATCTATCCCAAACAATGCTTCTGACCATGCTAACATCAATAGAAATTTAACCTGGTTAACTAAAAAATTTACAGAAAGAGGTTTTAATACTTCTATTTTACCTACTACAGGAGAATCATTGTTTTTTGCAACGTTACCTATTGTTGAAGGAAAATCTACAATTCTTTTTTATATGCATTTTGATGGTCAACCTGTAGACGCATCAAAATGGACTCAAAAAAATCCCTATGAAGTTATTTTAAAATCTCCTGATGCTGATGGCTTTAAAAATGAATCTTTTGAAGATTTAAACAAAAATTTTAATGAAGAGTGGCGTTTATTCGGCAGATCAACATCTGACGACAAAGGGCCCATTGTAATGTTTTTAAATGCTTTTGATTTATTGAAAAAAAACAACATTGAACTTCCTTTTAATGTTAAAATTATTTTAGATAGTGAAGAAGAAAAAGGCAGTAAACCTTTGCCGAAAGCTGTTAAAGAATATAGAGAACTTTTAGAAGCTGATTTTTTGATTATCAATGATGGTCCTGTTCATAGTTCAGGAAAGCCAACTATAATTTATGGTTGTAGAGGTATTACTACTATGAGCCTTACGACATATGGACCAATAAAACCTCAACATAGCGGTCACTTTGGTAACTATGCTCCAAACCCTGCTTTACAATTATCTCAATTATTAGCAAGCATGAAAAACAATGATGGAAAAGTCATTATAAATGGATATTATGACGGTATTGCTATTGATGAAGAAACCATGAATATTCTAAAAAACGTACCTGATGAAGCTACTATTATCAATAAAAATTTACAAATACACGCTCCTGAAAAAGTTGGCACATTTTACCAAGAGTCTCTTCAATATCCATCTTTAAATATTAGAGGACTATCTTCTGGATGGACCGGTGAAGAGGCAAGGACTATTATTCCTGAAATTGCTACTGCTGAACTTGACATACGATTAGTACCAGAAACTGATGGTGCTCGATTAAAATCTCTTATAAAAAAACATATTGAAACACAAGGGTATTTTATAACAGTAAAAGAACCTACTACTGAAGAACGTTTAAAGTATAATCGTGTTATAAAAATAACTGAGACAGATGTAACAGATGCTTTTAGAACAGACCTGAACAACATGTATGGTAATTTTATTTTAAGTAATTTGGAAAAGGAATTTAAAGATGACGTAGTTCAAATTAGACTTATGGGAGGTACAGTACCTATTGCTCCTTTTATTAATGAATTAAAGATTCCTGCATTTATAATTCCAATGGTAAACCCTGACAACAATCAACATAGCCCAGACGAAAACTTAAAAATTAGTCAGATTGGTTATGGCATTCGTACTTTTTACAGCTTATTATCGACTCCTTTAAATTAG
- the trpA gene encoding tryptophan synthase subunit alpha has translation MNRINQKMQENKKLLSIYFTAGYPSINDTVKVIQDLEASGIDMIEIGLPFSDPLADGPTIQNSSTIALKNGMTTNLLFEQLKDIRKSVSIPLILMGYFNPMLQYGVEAFCEKCAEIGIDGLIMPDLPLDVYQDEYEAIFKKYDLKNIFLITPQTSDKRIKQIDEASDAFIYMVSTASVTGSKSGFGDEQTKYFERIASMKLKNPQIVGFGINNTDTFNRATKYAKGAIIGSAFIKHLTENGVKTISNFVKEIR, from the coding sequence ATGAACAGAATAAATCAAAAAATGCAGGAGAATAAAAAACTCCTTTCTATATATTTCACAGCAGGTTACCCTTCTATTAATGATACTGTTAAAGTCATTCAAGATTTAGAAGCTAGTGGTATAGATATGATTGAAATAGGATTGCCTTTTAGTGACCCATTAGCTGACGGGCCTACAATACAAAACAGTTCTACGATTGCATTAAAAAACGGCATGACAACCAATTTACTTTTTGAGCAGTTAAAAGACATCCGAAAATCGGTTTCGATTCCCTTAATACTGATGGGATATTTTAACCCAATGTTACAATATGGTGTTGAAGCTTTTTGTGAAAAATGTGCAGAAATTGGTATCGATGGTTTAATTATGCCCGATCTTCCTTTAGATGTTTACCAAGATGAATATGAAGCTATTTTTAAAAAATACGATTTAAAAAATATCTTTTTAATTACTCCACAAACAAGTGATAAACGTATCAAACAAATAGATGAAGCTTCTGATGCCTTTATTTATATGGTAAGTACTGCAAGTGTTACAGGCTCTAAGTCTGGCTTTGGTGATGAACAAACAAAATATTTTGAACGTATTGCATCTATGAAACTTAAAAATCCACAAATTGTTGGGTTTGGTATAAATAATACAGATACTTTTAACCGAGCAACTAAATATGCTAAAGGGGCTATTATTGGTTCCGCATTCATAAAACATTTAACAGAAAACGGAGTAAAGACTATTTCTAATTTTGTGAAAGAAATTCGTTAA
- the trpB gene encoding tryptophan synthase subunit beta, whose amino-acid sequence MNYNVTEKGYYGEFGGAYIPEMLYPNVEELRQNYLKVMAEPEFKKEFDQLLKDYVGRPSPLYFAKRLSEKYNTKVYLKREDLNHTGAHKVNNTIGQILMAKRLKKTRIIAETGAGQHGVATATVCALMGMQCVVYMGEIDIARQAPNVARMKMLGAEVRPALSGSRTLKDATNEAIRDWINNPVDTHYIIGSAIGPHPYPDMVTRFQSIISEEIKWQLKEKEGRENPDYVVACIGGGSNAAGTYYHFLHEKEVGIIAVEAAGKGVNSGESAATSALGNEGVIHGCKTLLMQTNDGQITEPYSISAGLDYPGVGPMHAHLYKTGRGEFYSATDDEAMISGLELTKLEGIIPAIESSHALAIFKHKTFKPDDVVVISLSGRGDKDLDNYIKYFNL is encoded by the coding sequence ATGAATTACAATGTAACTGAAAAAGGATATTACGGAGAATTTGGTGGCGCCTACATCCCCGAAATGTTATATCCTAATGTTGAAGAGTTACGCCAAAACTATTTAAAAGTTATGGCTGAACCTGAATTTAAAAAAGAGTTTGACCAACTATTGAAAGATTATGTTGGCAGACCTTCTCCTTTATATTTCGCAAAGCGATTATCAGAAAAATACAATACTAAAGTTTATTTAAAACGAGAAGATTTAAACCATACTGGTGCACACAAAGTAAACAATACTATTGGTCAAATTTTAATGGCTAAGAGGTTGAAAAAAACTAGAATTATTGCTGAAACTGGTGCAGGCCAACATGGCGTTGCTACAGCTACAGTTTGCGCTTTAATGGGTATGCAATGTGTTGTTTATATGGGCGAAATAGATATCGCTCGCCAAGCACCAAATGTAGCTCGCATGAAAATGCTAGGTGCTGAAGTTAGACCTGCACTATCTGGCAGTAGAACATTAAAAGATGCTACAAATGAGGCTATTCGTGATTGGATCAATAACCCTGTAGACACACATTATATTATTGGTTCTGCAATTGGACCACATCCTTATCCTGATATGGTAACAAGGTTTCAGTCTATAATATCTGAAGAAATAAAATGGCAGTTAAAAGAAAAAGAAGGCCGTGAAAACCCTGATTATGTAGTTGCTTGTATTGGCGGGGGTAGTAATGCTGCAGGCACTTATTATCACTTTCTTCATGAAAAAGAGGTTGGTATTATTGCTGTTGAAGCCGCTGGAAAAGGAGTTAATTCTGGAGAAAGTGCTGCTACATCGGCCTTAGGTAATGAAGGTGTTATTCATGGTTGTAAAACCTTGTTAATGCAAACTAATGATGGACAAATAACAGAACCTTATTCTATTTCAGCAGGATTAGATTACCCTGGTGTTGGACCGATGCATGCACATTTATACAAAACTGGCAGAGGCGAATTTTATTCTGCTACAGATGATGAAGCTATGATATCTGGCTTAGAACTAACAAAATTAGAAGGTATTATTCCTGCAATTGAAAGTAGCCATGCTTTGGCAATTTTTAAACATAAAACTTTTAAACCAGACGATGTAGTTGTTATAAGCTTATCTGGCCGTGGAGATAAAGATTTAGATAATTATATAAAATATTTCAACTTATAA
- a CDS encoding phosphoribosylanthranilate isomerase, translating to MAAYNYTVKDDVPTTLENNTIKLKICGMKLNTANVAALQPDYLGFIFWEHSKRNFTGDLESIPHQIKKVGVFVDATLDEIKEKVKKYKLLAVQLHGKETPEFCEKLKNDLKKIQIIKVFSIKDEFNFDVLKPYEAITDFYLFDTKGKLPGGNGYTFNWDVLKSYPSKKPYFLSGGIGLGELDQLELFLKIPASKYCHAIDVNSKFEIEPGLKNINLLQALKEKL from the coding sequence ATGGCTGCTTACAATTACACTGTTAAAGATGATGTACCAACAACTTTAGAGAACAATACCATAAAGTTGAAAATTTGTGGTATGAAATTAAATACAGCTAATGTTGCAGCATTACAGCCAGATTATTTAGGGTTTATTTTCTGGGAACATTCAAAAAGAAACTTTACTGGAGATTTAGAAAGTATACCGCATCAAATTAAAAAAGTTGGTGTTTTTGTAGATGCTACGCTTGATGAAATAAAAGAAAAAGTAAAAAAATATAAACTTCTAGCGGTCCAGCTACACGGAAAAGAAACTCCGGAATTTTGCGAAAAATTAAAAAATGACCTTAAGAAAATTCAAATAATAAAAGTATTCTCCATTAAAGATGAATTTAACTTTGATGTTTTAAAACCTTATGAAGCTATTACTGATTTTTACCTATTTGATACGAAAGGAAAATTACCTGGAGGAAATGGTTATACATTTAATTGGGATGTTTTAAAAAGTTACCCTTCTAAAAAACCTTATTTTTTAAGTGGTGGTATCGGATTAGGGGAATTAGATCAATTAGAATTGTTTTTAAAAATACCAGCTTCAAAATATTGTCATGCTATTGATGTGAATAGTAAATTTGAAATTGAGCCTGGTCTAAAAAATATTAATTTATTGCAAGCATTAAAAGAAAAGCTATGA
- the trpC gene encoding indole-3-glycerol phosphate synthase TrpC, which yields MNILDKIVFDKRLEVDLRKSLIPVSQLEKSVLFDRPENSLANALRNSTSGIIAEHKRRSPSKSEINQSLNVQDVALGYENAGVCGMSVLTDAKYFGGSLDDLIIARSATKFPLLRKEFIINEYQLLEAKAYGADVILLIAAILTKQEIKKLSEFAKSLNLNVLLEVHNEEELHKSIMPSLDMLGVNNRNLKTFEVSLNTSKSLSKIIPDDFVKVSESGISSIEAIKDLKAYGYQGFLIGENFMKTNNPGENAKMFINQLESNL from the coding sequence ATGAATATTTTAGATAAAATAGTATTTGACAAACGCTTAGAAGTAGATTTAAGAAAATCATTAATACCTGTTTCTCAATTAGAAAAATCTGTATTGTTTGACAGACCTGAAAACTCCTTAGCTAATGCATTAAGAAATAGCACCTCAGGAATTATTGCAGAGCACAAAAGACGATCGCCTTCTAAATCAGAAATAAACCAAAGCTTAAATGTACAAGATGTAGCATTAGGCTATGAAAATGCAGGAGTTTGCGGAATGTCTGTTTTAACCGACGCTAAATACTTTGGAGGCTCGCTTGATGATTTAATTATCGCTCGATCAGCAACCAAATTCCCTCTTTTAAGAAAAGAATTTATTATAAATGAATATCAGCTATTAGAAGCTAAAGCTTATGGTGCTGATGTTATTTTATTAATAGCAGCAATACTTACTAAGCAAGAAATAAAAAAGCTATCTGAATTTGCTAAGAGTTTAAATTTAAATGTATTACTTGAAGTACATAATGAGGAAGAATTGCATAAATCGATAATGCCAAGTTTAGATATGTTAGGTGTTAATAATAGAAATTTAAAAACTTTTGAAGTTAGTTTAAATACTAGTAAATCACTTTCAAAAATAATTCCTGATGATTTTGTAAAAGTTTCTGAGAGTGGAATAAGCTCTATTGAGGCTATTAAAGATTTGAAAGCTTATGGTTATCAAGGTTTTTTAATTGGAGAAAATTTCATGAAAACTAATAACCCTGGTGAAAATGCCAAAATGTTCATTAATCAATTAGAATCTAATTTATAA
- the trpD gene encoding anthranilate phosphoribosyltransferase produces the protein MKDTLNRLINHDVLPKEDAKRILVNIAKGDYNTSQIAAFLTVYMMRSVTIDELEGFRDALLELCLAVDLSAYNPIDLCGTGGDGKDTFNISTLASFVTAGAGIKVTKHGNYGVSSKCGSSNVMEFLGIKFSNDVGFLEKSIDEAGICVLHAPLFHPAMKNVAPIRKELAVKTFFNMLGPMVNPAFPKNQMVGVFNLELARMYGYLYQNTDKNFTVLHALDGYDEISLTGNTKTISNKTESMLKPSDFGVNAVTMSQIAGGDSIEESAQIFLNILKGKGTEAQNNVVCANAGIAIATVENLSPIEGFEKAKESLVSGKGLAALKKLQTLSAS, from the coding sequence ATGAAAGACACACTAAACAGACTAATTAATCACGATGTTTTACCTAAAGAAGATGCTAAACGCATTTTAGTAAATATTGCTAAAGGTGACTATAACACTAGCCAGATTGCCGCTTTTTTAACAGTATATATGATGCGTAGTGTTACTATTGATGAGTTAGAAGGTTTCCGTGATGCTTTATTAGAATTATGCTTGGCTGTCGATTTATCTGCATACAACCCTATCGACTTATGTGGTACTGGTGGTGATGGTAAAGACACTTTCAATATATCAACATTAGCTTCTTTTGTTACTGCAGGAGCAGGAATAAAAGTTACTAAACATGGTAACTATGGTGTTTCATCTAAATGTGGTAGTAGTAATGTAATGGAATTTTTAGGTATCAAGTTTAGCAATGATGTTGGCTTTTTAGAAAAATCTATTGATGAAGCTGGTATTTGTGTGCTTCATGCTCCCCTATTTCACCCTGCTATGAAAAATGTAGCTCCTATTAGAAAAGAATTAGCAGTTAAAACATTTTTTAATATGTTAGGTCCAATGGTAAATCCTGCATTCCCTAAAAATCAAATGGTAGGTGTTTTTAATTTAGAATTAGCCAGAATGTACGGATATTTATATCAGAATACTGACAAAAATTTTACTGTACTGCATGCACTAGATGGTTATGATGAAATATCATTAACAGGTAATACCAAAACAATTTCTAACAAAACAGAAAGCATGCTTAAGCCTTCAGATTTTGGAGTGAATGCTGTAACCATGAGTCAGATTGCTGGCGGTGATAGTATCGAAGAGTCTGCTCAAATATTCTTAAACATATTAAAAGGTAAAGGTACCGAAGCTCAGAACAATGTAGTTTGTGCCAACGCTGGTATTGCAATTGCTACTGTAGAAAACTTGAGTCCGATTGAAGGTTTTGAAAAAGCTAAAGAATCGTTAGTGAGTGGAAAAGGACTAGCAGCATTAAAAAAATTACAAACACTAAGTGCTTCATAA
- a CDS encoding aminodeoxychorismate/anthranilate synthase component II has translation MKKILVIDNYDSFTYNLVHYLEDLDCEVTVKRNDQLTLEEVDDFDKIVLSPGPGIPDEAGLLKAIIKEYAPTKKIFGVCLGQQAIAEVFGGSLENLDNVYHGIATKINIVKDDVLFEGLPKEIEVGRYHSWVVNANLPDSLEATSFDANGQIMSLRHKIYDVSAVQFHPESVLTPLGKKILENWVKS, from the coding sequence ATGAAAAAAATATTAGTTATAGATAATTACGACAGCTTCACGTACAATTTGGTTCACTATTTAGAGGATTTAGATTGCGAAGTAACGGTAAAAAGAAATGATCAGTTAACTTTAGAAGAAGTTGATGATTTTGATAAAATTGTTCTTTCTCCTGGCCCAGGAATACCTGACGAAGCTGGTTTACTAAAAGCAATTATAAAAGAATATGCACCTACTAAAAAAATATTTGGTGTTTGTTTAGGTCAACAAGCAATTGCTGAAGTTTTTGGTGGTTCTTTAGAAAATTTAGATAACGTTTATCATGGTATTGCTACCAAAATAAATATCGTAAAAGACGATGTTTTATTTGAAGGCTTACCAAAAGAAATAGAGGTTGGTCGCTACCACTCATGGGTTGTAAATGCTAATTTACCTGATAGTTTAGAGGCTACTTCTTTTGATGCAAACGGACAAATAATGTCTTTAAGACATAAAATATATGATGTTTCTGCTGTACAATTCCATCCAGAATCTGTTCTTACTCCTCTAGGAAAAAAAATACTAGAGAACTGGGTGAAAAGTTAA
- a CDS encoding anthranilate synthase component I family protein yields MKYQLKTHFKKILADTITPVSVYLKIRDRFPNSILLEGSDYHANDNSFSYICCNPIASIKVENEIITQQFPDGTTEVISIDKSVDVVSIIEGFSKRFEADDNGFKFIDNGLFGYMAYDAVRYYEDVKLSKKDNSVAIPDIYYAVYKNIIAINHFKNEAYLFSNCYKSESNISEIEQILNVKNFASYKFNLDGKVASNLKDEDFKEHVKLAKKHCQRGDVFQLVLSRRFSQGFKGDEFNVYRALRSINPSPYLFYFDYGDFKIFGSSPEAQLIVKDGSAEIHPIAGTFKRTGNDEQDAILAKELTEDDKENSEHVMLVDLARNDLSRNGNMVKVANYREVQFFSHVIHLVSKVIGQKKKDIPTMKVVADTFPAGTLSGAPKHMAMNLIEKYEKTSRGYYGGAIGFMDFKGNFNHAIMIRTFLSKNHSLHYQAGAGIVAASNEEDELQETYNKLGALTKALEIAETI; encoded by the coding sequence ATGAAGTACCAACTTAAAACACATTTCAAAAAAATACTTGCCGATACCATTACACCGGTTAGTGTATATCTAAAAATCCGCGACCGTTTCCCTAATAGTATTTTACTAGAAGGTAGCGACTATCACGCCAACGATAATAGTTTTTCTTATATATGCTGTAACCCTATTGCATCAATAAAAGTTGAAAATGAAATAATAACTCAACAATTCCCTGATGGAACTACTGAAGTTATTTCAATTGACAAATCGGTTGATGTTGTTTCTATCATAGAAGGCTTCAGTAAAAGATTTGAAGCTGATGATAATGGCTTTAAATTTATTGACAATGGCTTATTTGGCTACATGGCCTATGATGCTGTCCGTTATTATGAAGATGTAAAGCTTAGTAAAAAAGATAACTCTGTAGCTATACCTGATATATACTATGCTGTTTATAAAAACATTATAGCAATAAACCATTTTAAGAATGAAGCATATCTTTTTTCTAATTGTTATAAATCTGAAAGTAATATTTCAGAAATAGAACAGATACTTAATGTGAAAAACTTTGCATCATACAAATTTAATTTAGATGGTAAAGTTGCCTCCAATTTAAAAGATGAAGATTTTAAAGAACATGTAAAGCTTGCTAAAAAACACTGTCAACGTGGTGATGTATTTCAACTTGTATTATCACGTAGATTTTCACAAGGTTTTAAAGGTGATGAATTTAATGTATACCGTGCATTACGATCTATAAACCCATCTCCATATTTATTTTATTTTGATTACGGTGATTTTAAAATTTTCGGTAGCTCACCAGAAGCACAATTAATTGTAAAAGATGGTTCTGCTGAAATACATCCAATTGCTGGCACATTTAAACGTACAGGTAATGATGAGCAAGATGCTATTTTAGCAAAAGAATTGACTGAAGATGATAAAGAAAATAGCGAACACGTTATGCTTGTCGATTTGGCTAGGAATGATTTAAGTAGAAACGGTAATATGGTTAAAGTTGCTAATTACCGAGAGGTTCAATTCTTCTCACACGTAATACACTTAGTATCTAAAGTTATCGGTCAAAAGAAAAAAGATATACCAACAATGAAAGTTGTTGCTGATACTTTCCCTGCAGGAACTTTAAGTGGTGCACCTAAACATATGGCGATGAACCTTATTGAAAAATACGAAAAAACAAGTAGAGGATATTATGGTGGTGCTATAGGTTTTATGGATTTTAAAGGAAACTTCAATCATGCTATAATGATAAGAACCTTTTTAAGTAAAAATCATAGTTTACATTACCAAGCTGGTGCAGGTATAGTTGCCGCATCAAACGAAGAAGATGAGTTACAAGAAACATACAATAAACTAGGTGCATTAACTAAAGCGCTTGAAATTGCTGAGACCATATAA